The following are encoded together in the Ovis canadensis isolate MfBH-ARS-UI-01 breed Bighorn chromosome 2, ARS-UI_OviCan_v2, whole genome shotgun sequence genome:
- the OSGEPL1 gene encoding tRNA N6-adenosine threonylcarbamoyltransferase, mitochondrial isoform X3, which produces MEAHALTIRLTNKVEFPFLVLLISGGHCLLALARGVSDFLLLGKSLDIAPGDMLDKVARRLCLIKHPECSTMSGGKAIEHLAKQGDRLHFDFQPPMQRAKNCDFSFSGLQHVIDKMIMQKEKEEGIEQGQILSSAADIAAAVQHTVACHVAKRTHRAILFCKQRGLLHQSNAVLVVSGGVASNLYIRKALEIVTNATQSTLLCPPPRLCTDNGVMIAWNGVERLRAGLGILHNTEGIRYEPKCPLGVDISKEVGEAAITVPRLKMKI; this is translated from the exons ATGGAGGCTCATGCACTTACTATTAGGTTAACAAATAAGGTAGAATTTCCATTTTTAGTTCTTTTGATTTCTGGAGGTCATTGTCTTTTGGCATTAGCTAGAGGAGTTTCagattttcttcttcttggaaAGTCTTTGGACATAGCACCAGGCGACATGCTTGACAAG gTAGCAAGAAGACTTTGCTTAATAAAACATCCAGAGTGCTCCACCATGAGTGGCGGGAAGGCTATAGAACATTTGGCCAAACAGGGAGATAGATTGCATTTTGATTTCCAACCTCCCATGCAACGTGCtaaaaattgtgatttttctttttctggacttCAACATGTTATTGATAAGATGATAAtgcagaaggaaaaagaggaag GTATCGAGCAGGGGCAGATCCTGTCTTCAGCTGCAGACATTGCTGCTGCAGTCCAGCACACCGTAGCCTGCCACGTTGCAAAAAGAACACATCGCGCTATTCTGTTCTGCAAGCAGAGAGGCTTGTTACATCAAAGTAACGCAGTACTG GTTGTATCTGGAGGCGTCGCAAGTAACTTATATATCCGAAAAGCTCTGGAAATTGTGACAAACGCAACACAGAGCACTTTGCTGTGTCCTCCCCCCAGACTCTGCACTGACAACGGCGTTATGATTGCGTG GAATGGTGTTGAAAGACTACGTGCTGGCTTGGGCATTTTACACAACACAGAAGGCATCCGCTACGAACCAAA ATGTCCTCTTGGAGTAGATATATCAAAGGAAGTTGGAGAAGCTGCTATAACAGTGCCACGATTAAAAATGAAGATTtga